A part of Halictus rubicundus isolate RS-2024b chromosome 4, iyHalRubi1_principal, whole genome shotgun sequence genomic DNA contains:
- the Wal gene encoding electron transfer flavoprotein subunit alpha wal: protein MFATCLKTLRLSNKFGTLTRYESTLVIAEHNNESLSPVTCNALSAAKKIGGDITVLVAGTKCDAVAQAVSKANGVSRVLVAENEAFKGLLPESLTPLVIATQNEHKFTHIMAGATAFGKALLPRIAAKLEVSPISDIIDIKTPDTFVRTIYAGNAIQTLKSKDNVKVVSVRGTSFEPSPLEGGSAKCDPAPAGDYKTSLTEFIKQELIKSDRPELTSAKVVVSGGRGMKSGDNFKLLYALADKLNAAVGASRAAVDAGFVPNDLQVGQTGKIVAPDLYIAVGISGAIQHLAGMKDSKTIVAINKDPEAPIFQVTDYGLVADLFKAVPELTEKL, encoded by the exons atgttCGCTACGTGTTTGAAAACGCTGCGGCTTAGTAACAAA TTTGGTACGCTGACACGTTATGAATCGACGTTGGTCATTGCAGAGCATAACAATGAATCATTGTCACCTGTTACCTGCAATGCACTCAGTGCTGCAAAAAAAATAGGCGGTGACATAACTGTATTAGTTGCTGGTACAAAATGTGATGCAGTTGCGCAAGCAGTTAGCAAGGCCAACGGTGTTTCCAGGGTTCTGGTTGCAGAAAATGAGGCGTTCAAAGGTTTACTACCCGAGTCATTAACCCCTCTTGTTATTGCCACTCAAAATGAACATAAATTTACTCATATTATGGCTGGAGCCACTGCTTTTGGAAAAGCACTGCTGCCAAGA ATTGCAGCTAAGCTAGAGGTATCTCCAATAAGcgatattatcgatatcaaaACCCCAGACACATTTGTGCGTACTATCTATGCTGGAAATGCAATTCAAACATTAAAGAGCAAAGACAATGTAAAAGTAGTCTCAGTAAGAGGAACATCATTTGAACCATCACCTTTGGAGGGAGGCAGTGCTAAATGTGACCCTGCGCCAGCTGGTGACTATAAAACAAGCCTAACAGAGTTCATCAAACAAGAATTAATCAAATCTGATAGACCAGAGTTAACATCCGCAAAGGTTGTTGTTTCTGGAGGAAGGGGAATGAAGTCTGGAGATAATTTCAAATTATTATATGCGCTGGCCGATAAGCTTAATGCAGCTGTTGGTGCATCTCGAGCTGCAGTTGATGCTGGCTTTGTGCCCAATGATTTACAAGTCGGACAAACTGGAAAGATTGTGGCTCCT GATCTGTACATTGCTGTGGGGATATCCGGAGCAATCCAACATCTCGCTGGCATGAAAGATTCGAAAACGATTGTCGCAATTAACAAAGACCCGGAGGCGCCGATTTTCCAAGTAACCGATTATGGTCTTGTTGCCGATCTGTTCAAGGCTGTGCCTGAACttacagaaaaattgtaa
- the Rpl39 gene encoding ribosomal protein L39 yields the protein MSAHKTFIIKRKLAKKLKQNRPIPQWVRMRTGNTIRYNAKRRHWRRTKLKL from the exons ATG TCGGCTCACAAAACGTTTATTATTAAGCGGAAGCTTGCCAAAAAGCTGAAGCAGAACAGACCAATTCCTCAATGGGTTAGAATGCGTACTGGCAACACAATTCG ATACAACGCTAAGAGGCGTCACTGGAGGAGGACTAAGCTGAAGCTGTAA
- the Mrpl22 gene encoding mitochondrial ribosomal protein L22, whose amino-acid sequence MQCIRQNIRLVSNKLSSVNVSNCLFDAWEPVSVISSRNIHGSSPTLRDFDGPVKFLEHNKTIFPPQKPGEERRPGYVCHVRANIKYSPLKMWYVACLIRGMTVDEAIKQLSFLQKKGGHIVKEIILEAQRMAVEEHNIEFKSNLWVAESFATKGIVIKGIRRHAKGRVGEVRYKHCHYFVRLEEGKPPKDYYLRNPPTGEEMLENYMTSLKQRKVHNSL is encoded by the exons ATGCAGTGCATAAGACAAAATATAAGATTGGTGTCAAATAAGTTGTCTAGTGTAAATGTTTCAAATTGTTTATTTGATGCATGGGAACCTGTAAGTGTAATTTCATCTCGTAATATACATGGATCCTCTCCAACGTTACGCGACTTTGACGGACCCGTAAAGTTTCTTGAACACAATAAAACCATTTTTCCTCCACAAAAACCAGGTGAAGAAAGAAGGCCTGGT TATGTATGCCACGTGAgagcaaatataaaatacagtcCACTGAAAATGTGGTACGTGGCTTGCCTCATAAGAGGAATGACTGTAGACGAAGCTATAAAACAATTGAGCTTTCTGCAGAAAAAGGGTGGCCACattgtaaaagaaattatattGGAGGCACAGCGTATGGCTGTAGAAGAACATAATATAGAATTTAAGTCTAATCTATGGGTTG CCGAGTCTTTTGCAACAAAAGGTATAGTGATCAAAGGGATACGTCGACATGCTAAAGGACGTGTAGGAGAAGTACGTTATAAACATTGTCATTACTTTGTAAGATTAGAAGAAGGAAAACCACCAAAGGATTATTATTTGAGGAATCCTCCGACTGGTGAAGAAATGCTGGAAAATTATATGACAAGTTTGAAGCAGCGCAAAGTACATAATTCTCTGTAG